The DNA window ACCCCCGCCGAGCTGATGCGGGCGTCGATGGTCACCTCGGGGGCCATCACCCAGCGCCTCGACCGTCTGGAGGCCCGCGGCCTGGTGAGCCGCAGCCCCAGTGCCTCGGACGGCCGCAGCGTCGTGGTCGCGCTCACCGACGCGGGCCGCGCCCTCATCGACGAGGCCCTGCCCGACCACGTCGCCACCTCGGCCGGCCTGCTCGCCGCCCTCACGAAGGAAGAGCGCGACATGATCGCGACGACCCTCAGGAGCCTGCTGGAGTCCCTGGGCGACGGCAAGGACTGAAAGGCCCGCCCGGCCTCGTCCGGAAGGCGGCCGGGGCGTGCGTCCGGCCCCGTGCCGCGGATGTGGCCAGGGTCCTGTCGAGAGGGGGTCCGCCACGAGATATCTTGATGTCGAGCAATGTTACAGACGTGGAGCGGAGCACCCGGTGACTGACTCGACCATCTTTTACACGCACACCGACGAGGCGCCGGCCCTGGCCACGCACTCGTTCCTGCCCGTGGTCCAGGCCTACGCCTCGACGGCCGGGGTCACTGTGGAGACCCGCGACATCTCCCTGGCCGGCCGGATCATCTCGCAGTTCCCCGAGTTCCTCGAAGAGGGCCAGCGCATCGACGACGCCCTCGCGGAGCTCGGCCGGCTGGCCAGGACGCCGGGTGCCAACATCATCAAGCTGCCCAACATCTCGGCCTCGATCCCGCAGCTGAAGGCCGCGGTCGCCGAGCTGCAGCAGCAGGGCTACGCGCTGCCGGACTACCCGGACGACCCGAAGACCGACGAGGAGCGCGACATCCGCGCCCGCTACGACAAGGTCAAGGGCAGCGCGGTCAACCCCGTCCTGCGCGAGGGCAACTCCGACCGCCGCGCCCCCGCGTCGGTCAAGAACTACGCCAAGACGCACCCGCACCGCATGGGCGCCTGGACGGCCGACTCGAAGACGAACGTCGCCACCATGGGCGTCGACGACTTCCGCTCCACCGAGAAGTCCGCGGTCATCGCCGAGGACGGCACGCTCCGCATCGAGCTCTCGGGCGACGACGGCTCCACCACGGTCCTGCGCGAGTCGGTCCCCGTGCTCGCCGGTGAGGTCGTCGACGCCTCCGTCATGCGCGTCGCCGCGCTGCGCGAGTTCCTCACGGCGCAGGTCGCCCGCGCCAAGGCCGAGGACGTGCTGTTCTCCGTGCACCTGAAGGCCACGATGATGAAGGTCTCCGACCCGATCATCTTCGGCCACGTGGTCCGCGCCTTCTTCCCGAAGACCTTCGCGCAGTACGGCGAGCAGCTCGCCGCCGCGGGCCTGACCCCGAACGACGGCCTCGGCGGCATCTTCAAGGGCCTGGAGGCCCTGCCCGAGGGCGCCGCGATCAAGGCCTCCTTCGACGCCGAGCTCGCCGAGGGCCCGGCCCTGGCGATGGTCGACTCCGACAAGGGCATCACCAACCTGCACGTCCCCAGCGACGTCATCGTCGACGCCTCCATGCCGGCCATGATCCGCACCTCCGGCCACATGTGGGGCCCGGACGGCCAGGAGGCCGACACCCTCGCCGTCCTCCCGGACAGCAGCTACGCGGGCGTCTACCAGGTCGTCCTCGACGACTGCCGCGCCAACGGCGCCTTCGACCCGTCCACGATGGGCTCCGTGCCCAACGTCGGCCTCATGGCGCAGAAGGCCGAGGAGTACGGCAGCCACGACAAGACCTTCGAGGTCCCCGTCACCGGCACGGTGCGCGTCCTCGACGGCGCCGGCAACGTCGTGCTGGAGCAGACGGTCGGCGCGGGCGACATCTTCCGCATGTGCCAGTCCAAGGACGCGCCGATCCGCGACTGGGTCAAGCTCGCCGTCACCCGCGCCCGCGCGACCGGCGTCCCGGCCGTGTTCTGGCTCGACGAGGACCGCGCGCACGACGCGCAGCTCATCGAGAAGGTCAAGGCGTACCTGCCGGAGCACGACACCGAGGGCCTGCAGATCGAGATCATGTCGCCCGTCGAGGCGACGAAGTTCTCGCTGGAGCGCATCCGCCGCGGCGAGGACACGATCTCCGTCACCGGCAACGTCCTGCGTGACTACCTCACCGACCTGTTCCCGATCCTCGAGCTCGGCACGAGCGCGAAGATGCTCTCGGTCGTCCCGCTCATGAACGGCGGCGGCCTGTTCGAGACCGGCGCCGGCGGCTCCGCTCCCAAGCACGTGCAGCAGCTCGTCAAGGAGAACTACCTCCGCTGGGACAGCCTGGGCGAGTTCTTCGCGCTGGCGGCCAGCTTCGAGCACCTCGCGGCCACCACGGGCAACGCCCGCGCCAAGGTCCTGGCCGACACGCTCGACCGCGCGACCGGCACCTTCCTCAACGAGGACAAGTCGCCGAGCCGTCGCCTGGGCGGCATCGACAACCGCGGCAGCCACTTCTACCTGGCGCTCTACTGGGCCCAGGAGCTCGCGAAGCAGACCGACGACGCCCAGCTCGCGGAGGCGTTCGGCCCCCTGGCCAAGACGCTCACCGAGCAGGAGCGGACCATCGTCGACGAGCTGATCGCGGTGCAGGGCTCCCCGGCCGAGATCGGCGGCTACTACCAGCCCGACGTGACGAAGGCCTCGGCCGTCATGCGCCCGTCGGCGACGCTCAACCAGGCTCTGGCGATCCTGGGCTGACGCGCCCGCGCGACGGAAAACCGTTCCGCCCCGGCCGGCACTGCGCCCGGCCGGGGCGGTTCCCGTTCGTACCGGCCCGCTCTACGGAACGCGGGCGTCGATGGCCTCGCTACGGCACGGCGCCGAGGCTGCCTTCGAGGACGGTCTGGACGATCCGGGGCCGGTCCCACAGGGCCAGGAGTTCGTTGGCGACGGCCACGACGGGCAGGGGATCCGGGTTGCCGTGCACCTTGATGGCGGCTGCCGACAGGCTGCGCGGGACGGCTCCGGCGTCGAGGAGGACGCGCCATTCCTGCGGGCCGAGCTCCAGGTACTCCAGGCCGGTGAGCCCGGCGATCTCCAGAGGATCGGCGAGCGTGCCGGGATAGGCGACGAGGGTCCGCAGGCGGGGCAGTCCCATGACCGGGGCGAGAGTGAGCGGCGCCTCGTCCCACACGCCGATGGACAACACCTCCAGGCCGGGGTGGGCGGCGGCCTCGACGCCCGGCAGGCTCCGGATGTTGACGTGGGCCACCGCCGGCGGCCGGTCCTCGCCCGAGCCGCCACGTCGCTCGCCGGGCCGGTTCAGCACCAGGTCGGTGAGCGAGTCGGCGACCAGCGAGGCGCCGACGTTCTCCTCGTGGCCGACCATGATGATCTGCCCTGTGTGACCGCGCGGGCCGGGGGTCAGATCGACGGCCAGCCGGTCGCCGCCGCCGTTGTCCCCGAAGGCGATCCAGCCGGGTGAGCCGACCAGGCCCTGCACCGCGGCGCCGGGCGGCGTGACGACCGCCTCCATCGCCGCGAACTCCCAACGGCAGTGACGGGACGACGCGTCGGCGATGTACAGGTCGTCCAGCGCGAAGAGCTCGCAGCCGACCGCCGTGCATTCGCGCTGCGCCGCCTCGTAGTCGTCGCCCCAGTCCTCCCACCGCGACCGTGTCACCCGGTAGAGCGCCTTGAGCTCGTCGGGCAGGGTGACGCCGAGGCGTGCTTCCGCAGCGGTGATCTCCGCCTCCGTCGCGCCGACGGCGCCGGGCAGCCGCTCACGGAGCGTCCGCTCCAGCAGTTCCGGATCCGCCGAAGGGGCCGGCACTGCTCCGGGCGCCGGTTCGGGAAGCCGGCGCCAGGGCTCGGGAAGGGCGCCTTCGACCAGGGTGAGCGCCCCCGGGTGCGGGGTGCCGATGCCGGGCTCCACGGCGGGGCTGGGCCCGAGCAGGCGGAGTGCGACCTGCCCGGCCGGAGAGATCTCCGCCGTGAACGAGATGTCGTCGACGCCGGCGTCCGCCAGCGCGTGCTGCACCCGCTTCACCGCGTCGAACTCGTCCTGCATGTCCCCGACCTGGGCGGCCCGGCCGGGCGGCGGCATCCGCCGCCGCAGGGGCAGACTCCAGCTGCCCCGGCCGATGCTTCCCGCCACGCGGACCGGCGCGGCGGCCTGCCCCTCCGCGGTGCCCGCCCGCAGGAGCCGTAGCACCGGCTCCCAGGTCGCGAAGTCGTGTATCGGGGACGAGGAGGGTCTCTGATCAACCATGCGCAGACCGTATGCGGAGCCACTGACACCACACCCGTGAGCGCGCGTTTCGGCCGGAACGGTCAGGCGGCGCGGCAGAGCGCCGCGGGGCCGGCCGGGGCCGAGGCGCGCGCCACGGTCGCGGGCAGGGGGCGGGCGGTGCGGACGGTGGCCGCGGCCTGCGAGCGGTTCCGCGCGAAGACGACGAGGCGCAGCACCGCGAACCGCGCGACACCGGCGAGCGCGGAGGCCGACAGGTAGACGACCTGCTGGAGCACCGCACCGGGTGCCGCCACCAGCTGCTGCAGGGCGAGCATCGCCATGCAGGTCACCACGTACGCGGCCGCCGCGGACCCGGCCGACTGCGCATGCTGGCGCCGGGTCGCGCGCCCGCCCGCGCCGAAGGTGAAGCGGGCGTGCAGCTCGGTGGCGAGGAGCGTGGAGACCACGGTGATCAGGGCGTTGGCCAGGACCCAGGGAATCCAGGAGGAGAGGGCCGCCACGGCGAAGCTGGAGGCGAGCCCCACCCCGCCGCCGCAGAGCACGAAGCGGGCGAAGGCGACGAAGGCGCCGGGCGCCACCTGCTGCCGGCTCTGCGCTGTCTCCATGATCCGACCCCTTTGATGGCTCACCCCGCGCGCACTCCTCGGCCGGCGAGACCGAGGGGTGCGCTACCCAGGGTGCCATCATGACGCATCTATGGCGCCATTGCGAATCATTAATGGCGCCATGCATGCCCATTGCATAAATCTTCGCTTATTCGTATAGTCATGCCATCGACCAGGAGGGGCCCGATGGCAGTACGTGTGGCAGTGGCAGGAGCGAGCGGATACGCAGGCGGCGAAGTGCTGCGCCTGCTGCTCGCGCACCCCGGCGTACGGATCGGCGCCCTCACCGCGAACTCCAACGCGGGCCAGCGCCTCGGCACCGTGCAGCCGCACCTGCTGCCCCTGGCCGGGCGCGTGCTGGAGCCCACCTCGGCCGAGGTCCTCGCCGGGCACGACGTCGTCTTCCTCGCCCTGCCGCACGGTCAGTCCGCGGCACTGGCCCGCGAATTGGCCCCGGACGTCCTCGTCGTCGACTGCGGTGCGGACTTCCGGTTGAAGGACGCGGGGGAGTGGGAGCGGTTCTACGGTTCGGCGCATGCGGGCACGTGGCCGTACGGGCTGCCGGAGCTGCCCGGAGGCCGGGAGGCGCTGAAGGGCGTACGGCGCGTGGCCGTGCCCGGGTGCTATCCGACCGCCGTCTCGCTGGCGCTGTTCCCGGCCTACGGGGCGGGGATCGCAGAGCCGGAGGCGGTCATCGTGGCGGCGTCGGGGACGTCGGGTGCGGGCAAGGCGGCCAAGCCGCACCTGCTCGGCTCCGAGGTCATGGGCTCCATGAGCCCGTACGGCGTGGGCGGCTCCCACCGGCACACGCCCGAGATCGTCCAGAACCTCTCCGCCGCGGCGGGGGAGCCCGTCACGGTCTCCTTCACGCCCACCCTGGCACCGATGTCCCGGGGCATCCTCGCCACCTGCAGCGCCAAGGCCCGCCCCGGCGTGACGGCCGGCAGCCTGCGCGCCGCGTACGAGAAGGCGTTCGCGGACGAGCCGTTCGTCCACCTGCTGCCCGAGGGGCAGTGGCCCGCCACCGCCGCCGTCCACGGCTCCAACACCGTGCTGGTGCAGGTGGCGCTGGACGAGGCGGCCGGGCGGATCGTCGTGGTGAGCGCGATCGACAACCTGACCAAGGGCACCGCCGGTGGCGCGGTGCAGAGCATGAACATCGCCCTCGGCCTCCCCGAGGAGCTGGGCCTGCCGGCCACGGGAGTGGCGCCATGAGCGTCCGCAGGGTCATAGCGACCCTTCTGGCGCGGCTGGTGCCGTGCGACACGGCCAAGAACACGACGAGCAACCGGGCGAACGAGGAGATGCAGTGAGCGTCACGGCAGCGAAGGGATTCACGGCGGCGGGCATCGCCGCCGGGATCAAGGAGAGCGGCAGTCCCGACCTGGCCCTCGTGGTCAACCAGGGCCCCCGCCTGGCCGCCGCGGGCGTCTTCACCTCGAACCGGGTGAAGGCGGCGCCGGTGCTGTGGTCGCAGCAGGTCCTCAAGGGCGGACAGGTCTCGGCCGTGGTCCTCAACTCCGGCGGCGCCAACGCCTGCACCGGGCCGGGGGGCTTCCAGGACACCCACGCCACCGCCGAGAAGGCCGCCGAGGTGCTGGGGCAGAGCGCCGGCGAGGTCGCCGTGGCGTCCACCGGCCTCATCGGCGTACGGCTGCCGATGGACAAACTGCTGCCCGGCATCGAGAAGGCCGCCGCGGGGCTCTCCGCCCACGGTGGTGAGAAGGCCGCCATCGCCATCAAGACCACGGACACCGTGCACAAGACGGCCGTGGTCCAGGGCGAGGGCTGGACCGTGGGCGGCATGGCCAAGGGTGCGGGCATGCTCGCCCCGGGCCTGGCGACCATGCTGGTGGTCCTGACCACCGATGCTGACGTCGACGCCGCCGGTCTCGACGCCGCTCTGCGCGCCGCGACCCGGAAGACCTTCGACCGGGTCGACTCCGACGGGTGCATGTCCACCAACGACACGGTGCTGCTGCTCGCCTCGGGCGCCGCCGAAGTGACCCCCGCCCAGGACGTGTTCGCCGAGGCCGTCCGGGCCGTCTGCGACGACCTGGCCCGTCAGCTGATCGGTGACGCCGAGGGCGCCAGCAAGGACATCCGCATCGAGGTGATCAATGCTGCCACCGAGGACGACGCGGTCGAGGTCGGGCGCTCCATCGCCCGGAACAACCTCCTCAAGTGCGCCCTCCACGGCGAGGACCCCAACTGGGGCCGGGTGCTCTCGGCGATCGGTACGACGTCCGCCGCCTTCGACCCGGACAAGCTCAACGTGGCCATCAACGACGTCTGGGTCTGCCGGAACGGCTCCGTCGGCGACGACCGCGACCTCGTCGACATGCGCTACCGGGAGGTGCGCATCACCGCGGACCTGGCCGAGGGCGGCGAGTCCGCCGTCATCTGGGCCAACGACCTCACCGCCGACTACGTCCACGAGAACAGCGCGTACTCCTCATGACGACCACCGACAGCGCGGGCACGGCCCGCAAGCACACCGCCCTCCCCAAGGCGCGCATCCTCGTCGAGGCGCTGCCCTGGCTGACGCGGCATCACGGCAAGACCGTCGTCATCAAGTTCGGCGGCAACGCCATGGTCGACGAGGAGCTGAAGGCCGCCTTCGCCCAGGACGTCGTCTTCCTCCACCACGCCGGGCTGCGCCCGGTCGTCGTGCACGGCGGCGGCCCGCAGATCAGTGCGCAGCTCGACCGGCTGGGCCTGGAGTCGGAGTTCAAGGCCGGACTGCGGGTGACCACCCCGGAGGCCATGGACGTCGTCCGCATGGTGCTCGCCGGGCAGGTGCAGCGCGAACTCGTCGGCCTGCTCAACGAGCACGGCCCGCTCGCCGTGGGCCTCACGGGCGAGGACGCCCACACGATGACGGCCACCAAGCACTACGCCGACATCGACGGCGAACGCGTCGACATCGGCCGCGTCGGCGAGATCACCGCCATCGACACCGGCGCCGTGCAGGCCCTGCTCGACAACGGGCGCATCCCCGTCGTCTCCTCCATCGCCCGCAGCGCCGACGACGGCCACGTCTACAACGTCAACGCCGACACCGCGGCGGCCGCGCTCGCCGCGGCCCTCGGCGCGGAGACGCTGATGGTCCTCACCGACGTCGAGGGCCTCTACGAGGACTGGCCGCACAGCGACGAGGTCATCAGCCGGCTCACGGCGAGCGAGCTGGAGGCCCTGCTGCCCGACCTGGCCAGCGGGATGGTCCCCAAGATGGAGGGGTGCCTGCACGCCGTGCGCAACGGCGTCACCACGGCCCGCGTCATAGACGGCCGGGTCCAGCACTCGATCCTGCTGGAGATCTTCACGGACGAGGGCATCGGCACGATGGTCGTGCCCGACGAGGCGACGAGCGAGCCGGAGGGGAAGCAGCAGTGAGCAACGCCGGACTCACCCAGCGCTGGCAGGGCGCGCTGATGGACAACTACGGCACCCCGCGAATCCCCCTCGTGCGCGGGGAGGGGAGCACGGTCTGGGACGCCGACGGCAAGCCGTACCTCGACCTCGTCGGCGGGATCGCCGTCAACGCCCTCGGCCACGCCCACCCGGCGGTCGTCCGGGCGGTGTCGGACCAGATCGCCACGCTCGGCCACGTCTCCAACCTCTTCACCGCCGAGCCGACGGTCGCCCTGGCCGAGCGGCTGCTCGCCCTCGCGGGCCGGCCGGGCCGCGTGTACTTCGCCAACTCGGGCGCGGAGGCGGTCGAGGCCGCGTTCAAGATCGGGCGCCGGACGGGCCGGACGCACATGGTCGCCGCCACCGGCGGCTTCCACGGCCGCACGATGGGAGCCCTGGCGCTCACCGGCCAGCCCGCCAAGCAGGACCCGTTCCTTCCGCTGCCCGCGGGCGTCACCCACGTCCCGTACGGCGACGCCGAAGCGCTGCGGGCCGCCGTGACCACCGACACCGCGCTCGTGGTGCTGGAGCCGGTCCAGGGCGAGGCCGGCGTCGTCGTGCCGCCCCCCGGCTACCTGGCCGCCGCCCGGGAGATCACCCGCGCCACCGGCACCCTCCTCGTCCTGGACGAGATTCAGACAGGTATCGGCCGCACCGGCCACTGGTTCGAGCACCGGGCGCAGGGCGTCGAGCCCGACATTGTCACGCTCGCCAAGGGCCTCGGCGGCGGCCTGCCGATCGGGGCGGTGCTCGCCTTCGGCGCGGCCGCCGATCTGCTGACGCCCGGTCAGCACGGCTCCACGTTCGGCGGGAACCCCGTCGCGTGCGCCGCCGCACTGGCGGTCCTCGACACGCTGGAGGGCGAAGGAATCCTCGCCCGCGTGGCGCTGACGG is part of the Streptomyces roseifaciens genome and encodes:
- a CDS encoding MarR family winged helix-turn-helix transcriptional regulator, with product MADHVDRVLEQWAVQRPDLDVSPMAVLGRLKRLSRLVDAETGRTFNAHGLDAASFDVLATLRRSDAPHRLTPAELMRASMVTSGAITQRLDRLEARGLVSRSPSASDGRSVVVALTDAGRALIDEALPDHVATSAGLLAALTKEERDMIATTLRSLLESLGDGKD
- a CDS encoding SMI1/KNR4 family protein is translated as MVDQRPSSSPIHDFATWEPVLRLLRAGTAEGQAAAPVRVAGSIGRGSWSLPLRRRMPPPGRAAQVGDMQDEFDAVKRVQHALADAGVDDISFTAEISPAGQVALRLLGPSPAVEPGIGTPHPGALTLVEGALPEPWRRLPEPAPGAVPAPSADPELLERTLRERLPGAVGATEAEITAAEARLGVTLPDELKALYRVTRSRWEDWGDDYEAAQRECTAVGCELFALDDLYIADASSRHCRWEFAAMEAVVTPPGAAVQGLVGSPGWIAFGDNGGGDRLAVDLTPGPRGHTGQIIMVGHEENVGASLVADSLTDLVLNRPGERRGGSGEDRPPAVAHVNIRSLPGVEAAAHPGLEVLSIGVWDEAPLTLAPVMGLPRLRTLVAYPGTLADPLEIAGLTGLEYLELGPQEWRVLLDAGAVPRSLSAAAIKVHGNPDPLPVVAVANELLALWDRPRIVQTVLEGSLGAVP
- the argC gene encoding N-acetyl-gamma-glutamyl-phosphate reductase produces the protein MAVRVAVAGASGYAGGEVLRLLLAHPGVRIGALTANSNAGQRLGTVQPHLLPLAGRVLEPTSAEVLAGHDVVFLALPHGQSAALARELAPDVLVVDCGADFRLKDAGEWERFYGSAHAGTWPYGLPELPGGREALKGVRRVAVPGCYPTAVSLALFPAYGAGIAEPEAVIVAASGTSGAGKAAKPHLLGSEVMGSMSPYGVGGSHRHTPEIVQNLSAAAGEPVTVSFTPTLAPMSRGILATCSAKARPGVTAGSLRAAYEKAFADEPFVHLLPEGQWPATAAVHGSNTVLVQVALDEAAGRIVVVSAIDNLTKGTAGGAVQSMNIALGLPEELGLPATGVAP
- a CDS encoding acetylornithine transaminase, producing MSNAGLTQRWQGALMDNYGTPRIPLVRGEGSTVWDADGKPYLDLVGGIAVNALGHAHPAVVRAVSDQIATLGHVSNLFTAEPTVALAERLLALAGRPGRVYFANSGAEAVEAAFKIGRRTGRTHMVAATGGFHGRTMGALALTGQPAKQDPFLPLPAGVTHVPYGDAEALRAAVTTDTALVVLEPVQGEAGVVVPPPGYLAAAREITRATGTLLVLDEIQTGIGRTGHWFEHRAQGVEPDIVTLAKGLGGGLPIGAVLAFGAAADLLTPGQHGSTFGGNPVACAAALAVLDTLEGEGILARVALTGERLRDGIAALGHPLVDRVRGAGLLLGIVLSEPLAPKVQQAAQDAGLLVNAVAPDVVRLAPPLIITEDEVETFLQALPGVLDAAAAAVGPGA
- the argJ gene encoding bifunctional glutamate N-acetyltransferase/amino-acid acetyltransferase ArgJ, which produces MSVTAAKGFTAAGIAAGIKESGSPDLALVVNQGPRLAAAGVFTSNRVKAAPVLWSQQVLKGGQVSAVVLNSGGANACTGPGGFQDTHATAEKAAEVLGQSAGEVAVASTGLIGVRLPMDKLLPGIEKAAAGLSAHGGEKAAIAIKTTDTVHKTAVVQGEGWTVGGMAKGAGMLAPGLATMLVVLTTDADVDAAGLDAALRAATRKTFDRVDSDGCMSTNDTVLLLASGAAEVTPAQDVFAEAVRAVCDDLARQLIGDAEGASKDIRIEVINAATEDDAVEVGRSIARNNLLKCALHGEDPNWGRVLSAIGTTSAAFDPDKLNVAINDVWVCRNGSVGDDRDLVDMRYREVRITADLAEGGESAVIWANDLTADYVHENSAYSS
- a CDS encoding NADP-dependent isocitrate dehydrogenase, which produces MTDSTIFYTHTDEAPALATHSFLPVVQAYASTAGVTVETRDISLAGRIISQFPEFLEEGQRIDDALAELGRLARTPGANIIKLPNISASIPQLKAAVAELQQQGYALPDYPDDPKTDEERDIRARYDKVKGSAVNPVLREGNSDRRAPASVKNYAKTHPHRMGAWTADSKTNVATMGVDDFRSTEKSAVIAEDGTLRIELSGDDGSTTVLRESVPVLAGEVVDASVMRVAALREFLTAQVARAKAEDVLFSVHLKATMMKVSDPIIFGHVVRAFFPKTFAQYGEQLAAAGLTPNDGLGGIFKGLEALPEGAAIKASFDAELAEGPALAMVDSDKGITNLHVPSDVIVDASMPAMIRTSGHMWGPDGQEADTLAVLPDSSYAGVYQVVLDDCRANGAFDPSTMGSVPNVGLMAQKAEEYGSHDKTFEVPVTGTVRVLDGAGNVVLEQTVGAGDIFRMCQSKDAPIRDWVKLAVTRARATGVPAVFWLDEDRAHDAQLIEKVKAYLPEHDTEGLQIEIMSPVEATKFSLERIRRGEDTISVTGNVLRDYLTDLFPILELGTSAKMLSVVPLMNGGGLFETGAGGSAPKHVQQLVKENYLRWDSLGEFFALAASFEHLAATTGNARAKVLADTLDRATGTFLNEDKSPSRRLGGIDNRGSHFYLALYWAQELAKQTDDAQLAEAFGPLAKTLTEQERTIVDELIAVQGSPAEIGGYYQPDVTKASAVMRPSATLNQALAILG
- the argB gene encoding acetylglutamate kinase, coding for MTTTDSAGTARKHTALPKARILVEALPWLTRHHGKTVVIKFGGNAMVDEELKAAFAQDVVFLHHAGLRPVVVHGGGPQISAQLDRLGLESEFKAGLRVTTPEAMDVVRMVLAGQVQRELVGLLNEHGPLAVGLTGEDAHTMTATKHYADIDGERVDIGRVGEITAIDTGAVQALLDNGRIPVVSSIARSADDGHVYNVNADTAAAALAAALGAETLMVLTDVEGLYEDWPHSDEVISRLTASELEALLPDLASGMVPKMEGCLHAVRNGVTTARVIDGRVQHSILLEIFTDEGIGTMVVPDEATSEPEGKQQ